A single region of the Deinococcus fonticola genome encodes:
- a CDS encoding 2,3-bisphosphoglycerate-independent phosphoglycerate mutase has translation MSDLLDVVRGLSKKTDSKIVLVVLDGVGGLPLELNGETELATARTPNLDALAAESQLGLVELVGAGITPGSGPGHLSLFGYDPLKYVVGRGALSAVGIGVKLNAGDVAVRGNFATLGTDRIVDDRRAGRPTDEKNVEIVAKLKAAIPSIDGIPVEIYTESEHRFVVVFRAQNGEALGANIGDVDPQVTGVQPMTATAHDPASEKTAALVNAFVGQAEATLKDEPQVNGVLFRGYSDVPHFPSFADVYKLNAACIASYPMYKGLASLVGMDVLPVEGHEDALEGKIQALTENWARYDFFFLHIKKTDSTGEDGNFTEKAHKVELFDELLPAILALKPDVLGLVGDHSTPSKLLSHSWHPVPFLIHGGHGRFDPAQRFTETEALKGTLGLRRGTDVMPLLMANALKLNKYGA, from the coding sequence ATGAGTGATCTGCTTGATGTCGTGCGTGGCCTCTCGAAAAAAACCGACAGCAAAATCGTGCTGGTGGTGCTGGACGGCGTGGGCGGCCTGCCGCTGGAACTGAACGGTGAAACCGAACTGGCCACCGCCAGAACCCCCAACCTCGACGCCCTGGCGGCAGAATCGCAACTGGGCCTGGTGGAACTGGTCGGCGCGGGCATCACGCCCGGCAGCGGCCCCGGTCACCTCAGCCTGTTCGGGTACGATCCCCTGAAGTACGTGGTGGGGCGGGGGGCCCTGAGCGCGGTGGGCATCGGCGTGAAGTTGAACGCGGGGGACGTGGCCGTGCGCGGGAACTTTGCCACGCTCGGCACTGACCGGATCGTGGACGACCGCCGTGCCGGGCGACCCACCGACGAGAAGAACGTGGAGATCGTGGCGAAACTGAAGGCCGCCATTCCCAGCATCGACGGCATTCCGGTGGAGATCTACACCGAGTCCGAGCACCGCTTCGTGGTGGTCTTCCGTGCCCAGAATGGCGAGGCGCTGGGCGCGAACATCGGGGACGTCGACCCGCAGGTGACCGGCGTGCAGCCCATGACCGCCACCGCGCACGACCCCGCCAGCGAGAAAACGGCGGCGCTGGTCAACGCTTTCGTGGGGCAGGCCGAGGCGACTCTGAAAGACGAACCTCAGGTGAACGGCGTGCTGTTCCGTGGCTACAGCGACGTGCCGCACTTCCCCAGTTTCGCGGACGTTTACAAGCTGAACGCCGCCTGCATCGCCAGTTACCCCATGTACAAGGGCCTGGCCAGCCTGGTGGGCATGGACGTCCTGCCAGTCGAAGGTCACGAGGACGCGCTGGAAGGCAAAATCCAGGCCCTGACCGAGAACTGGGCCAGGTACGACTTCTTCTTCCTGCATATCAAGAAAACCGACAGCACCGGCGAGGACGGCAACTTCACGGAAAAAGCCCACAAGGTCGAGCTGTTCGACGAATTGCTGCCTGCCATCCTGGCCCTCAAACCCGACGTGCTGGGCCTCGTGGGCGACCACAGCACACCCAGCAAACTGCTGAGCCACAGCTGGCACCCGGTGCCGTTCCTGATCCACGGCGGCCACGGTCGTTTCGACCCGGCTCAGCGCTTCACGGAAACCGAGGCCCTGAAAGGCACGCTGGGCCTGCGCCGGGGCACCGACGTGATGCCGCTGCTGATGGCCAACGCTCTGAAACTGAACAAGTACGGCGCTTAA